A single genomic interval of Stenotrophomonas sp. ZAC14D1_NAIMI4_1 harbors:
- a CDS encoding glycosyltransferase family 2 protein, producing MNQLSIILPAKNEAEGLQRTLPALRQHYPHAEIIVVDDGSTDATAAIAREHGVKVLSSPYSMGNGASIKRGAREATGEILVFMDADGQHHPAHIQALLDKLAEGYDMVVGARDSSGQANVHRGLANRFYNWLASHMTGFEVKDLTSGFRAVRAGRFREFLHLLPNGFSYPTTSTMAFFRSAYPVAYVPIPVAKRVGNGSHIRPIKDGIRFLLIIFKIATLYSPLKLFAPVAVAFFLVGLGYYGYTFATMHRFTNMSTLLFSASVIIFLIGLVSEQITGLTYLASRNGHETK from the coding sequence TTGAACCAGCTCAGTATCATCCTGCCGGCAAAGAACGAAGCCGAGGGGCTCCAGCGCACGCTTCCGGCACTTCGCCAGCACTACCCTCACGCGGAGATCATCGTCGTTGATGATGGCTCCACCGACGCCACCGCGGCCATCGCCCGCGAACACGGCGTCAAGGTGCTTTCCAGCCCCTACTCGATGGGCAACGGCGCATCGATCAAGCGCGGTGCTCGCGAGGCCACCGGCGAAATCCTGGTGTTCATGGATGCCGACGGGCAGCATCATCCGGCCCACATCCAGGCCCTGCTGGACAAGCTGGCCGAAGGCTATGACATGGTCGTGGGTGCCCGTGACAGCAGCGGCCAGGCAAACGTCCACCGCGGCCTCGCCAACCGGTTCTACAACTGGCTGGCCAGCCACATGACCGGCTTCGAAGTGAAGGACCTGACCTCCGGGTTCCGTGCGGTGCGCGCAGGACGCTTCCGCGAGTTCCTGCACCTGCTGCCGAACGGGTTCAGCTATCCCACCACCAGCACCATGGCCTTCTTCCGCAGCGCATACCCGGTGGCCTACGTGCCGATCCCGGTGGCCAAGCGCGTCGGCAACGGCAGCCACATCCGTCCCATCAAGGACGGCATCCGCTTCCTCCTGATCATCTTCAAGATCGCCACCCTGTACTCGCCGCTGAAGCTGTTCGCGCCGGTGGCAGTGGCGTTCTTCCTGGTGGGCCTGGGCTACTACGGCTATACCTTCGCGACCATGCACCGCTTCACCAACATGAGCACGCTGCTGTTCAGTGCATCGGTGATCATTTTCCTGATAGGGCTGGTTTCCGAGCAGATCACGGGCCTGACCTACCTGGCGTCGCGGAACGGGCATGAGACAAAATGA
- a CDS encoding glycosyltransferase family 4 protein — protein MNAAQGQLQHLLVVTRNLPPLQGGMERLNWHLLQQVQHLAAVQVIAPEGSAERAPAGIPVREVPLRPLWRFLVNAMWCTLTHSMRNRRGTCLAGSGLTAPHAWLASRLSGGRCVAYLHGLDISVDNAAYRTLWLPVLRRLDLVIVNSRATAALATEAGIDPERIHIVHPGTALPTIPHAAQRTAEAVDFRERHGLGKGPLILSVGRLTRRKGMMEFVRDVLPLVLAAHPDAFLVVVGATASQALASEAVTPAQLIESASSAVRERIRFVGELSDEELGISMCASAVHVFPVRSQRSDPEGFGMVAIEAAAHGLTTVAYASGGVADAVANGISGFLIEPGDSSGYATAVIHAIDAPLPAEPMRAFAMRFSWDAFGAKVRELLSSVTRR, from the coding sequence ATGAATGCCGCACAGGGGCAGTTGCAGCACCTGCTGGTGGTTACCCGCAATCTGCCGCCACTGCAGGGGGGCATGGAGCGACTCAACTGGCATCTGCTCCAGCAAGTGCAGCATCTTGCCGCTGTGCAGGTGATCGCTCCCGAAGGATCGGCTGAGCGGGCGCCCGCCGGGATTCCAGTGCGGGAGGTTCCGTTGCGCCCCCTCTGGCGTTTTCTGGTGAACGCCATGTGGTGCACGCTGACTCACAGCATGCGAAATCGCCGGGGCACCTGTCTGGCGGGCAGTGGCCTGACTGCACCTCACGCATGGTTGGCTAGCCGCCTTTCTGGAGGCCGCTGCGTCGCGTATCTCCACGGACTGGATATCAGCGTGGACAACGCGGCATACCGAACGCTATGGCTGCCGGTGCTGCGCCGCCTCGACCTGGTTATTGTCAACAGCAGGGCGACAGCCGCGTTGGCTACCGAGGCAGGAATCGACCCGGAACGAATCCACATCGTCCACCCGGGTACAGCACTGCCCACCATTCCCCATGCGGCACAACGTACCGCAGAGGCTGTCGATTTCCGCGAACGCCATGGCCTCGGAAAAGGTCCACTGATTCTCTCCGTGGGCCGGTTGACCCGCCGGAAGGGCATGATGGAATTCGTGCGCGACGTGCTTCCGCTTGTGCTGGCCGCGCACCCGGACGCGTTCCTGGTCGTCGTTGGCGCTACCGCCAGCCAAGCCCTCGCTTCAGAAGCGGTGACACCCGCGCAGTTGATCGAAAGTGCCAGCAGTGCCGTGCGCGAGAGAATCCGGTTCGTTGGCGAATTGAGCGATGAAGAACTGGGCATCAGCATGTGCGCAAGCGCGGTCCACGTGTTCCCCGTGCGGTCCCAGCGCAGCGACCCAGAGGGGTTTGGGATGGTCGCCATCGAGGCAGCCGCCCACGGTTTGACGACGGTTGCCTATGCGTCGGGCGGCGTCGCCGATGCCGTCGCGAACGGAATTTCCGGTTTCCTGATCGAACCTGGTGACAGCAGCGGCTACGCCACTGCGGTGATCCACGCCATCGATGCCCCCCTGCCCGCTGAACCAATGCGCGCATTTGCGATGCGGTTCAGCTGGGACGCTTTTGGAGCCAAGGTACGGGAACTGCTTTCATCAGTGACGCGGCGATGA
- a CDS encoding oligosaccharide flippase family protein — protein sequence MFWQGVRMACLAVWIFVGARVLGAENYGLFSGTVGTATALAGLAGLGGGMLMYQYTAADRSRFARYWKQSLLLCALTAIPLSVVFCLLSRSLLPWPALYLIAVSEIVVYPFVTNAAFALSANDRMGWSAALPALNALLRLAAICIFSALPASADLTAYLALHLAASACSALLALLAVRCLLKPGPAKARISRSDLMHGSGHAAGWSSSVGVTTLDKSFVLHAGGSAVAGQYSAAYRIAAVFAMPLDAMIMSAMPRLFRAQRDNTQHRRLVASMILAALGYGIAASAVLGYGAHMLPHLLGSDFTAAIPGLQWMGLFVVGYSVRQIGCHTLLGRGWKLRKFLVEALGLLLMAALSALWIPAYGLQGAVWMIITAEAVMACIAWVVVSFSPAPASASAQH from the coding sequence ATGTTCTGGCAGGGCGTCCGCATGGCATGCCTGGCCGTCTGGATCTTTGTCGGCGCACGGGTGCTGGGTGCTGAGAACTACGGCCTGTTCTCTGGCACGGTGGGGACGGCGACGGCGCTGGCCGGCCTGGCGGGCCTTGGTGGTGGCATGCTCATGTACCAGTACACCGCTGCAGACCGCTCACGCTTTGCCCGCTACTGGAAGCAGTCCCTTCTTCTCTGCGCTCTCACCGCGATACCACTCTCCGTGGTCTTCTGCCTGCTCAGCAGAAGCCTGCTGCCATGGCCTGCCCTGTACCTCATCGCGGTCTCGGAGATCGTGGTGTATCCGTTCGTGACCAACGCGGCGTTCGCCCTCTCGGCCAATGACCGGATGGGATGGTCGGCCGCCCTGCCCGCGCTGAACGCCTTGCTGCGGCTGGCCGCGATCTGCATCTTCAGCGCACTGCCCGCATCGGCCGACCTGACCGCATATCTCGCGCTGCATCTGGCCGCGTCCGCCTGTAGTGCGCTCCTCGCGCTGCTGGCGGTGCGCTGCCTGCTGAAGCCGGGGCCGGCAAAGGCACGGATCAGCCGCAGCGACCTGATGCACGGCAGCGGCCACGCAGCCGGATGGAGCTCATCGGTGGGCGTCACCACGCTGGACAAGTCCTTCGTGCTGCATGCAGGTGGCAGCGCGGTTGCCGGCCAGTACTCGGCCGCGTACCGCATCGCGGCAGTGTTCGCGATGCCGCTCGACGCCATGATCATGTCCGCCATGCCGCGCCTGTTCCGGGCGCAACGGGACAACACCCAGCACCGGCGCCTCGTCGCCTCGATGATCCTGGCCGCGCTGGGCTATGGCATCGCCGCCAGCGCGGTGCTGGGCTACGGCGCCCACATGCTTCCGCATCTGCTGGGCAGCGATTTCACCGCGGCCATTCCGGGCCTGCAGTGGATGGGCCTGTTCGTGGTCGGCTACAGCGTGCGGCAGATCGGCTGCCACACGCTGCTGGGGCGCGGCTGGAAACTGCGCAAGTTCCTCGTCGAAGCGCTGGGCCTGCTGTTGATGGCGGCGCTCTCGGCATTGTGGATCCCGGCGTACGGCCTGCAGGGTGCCGTGTGGATGATCATCACCGCCGAGGCCGTGATGGCCTGCATCGCCTGGGTGGTCGTGTCCTTCAGTCCCGCGCCGGCAAGCGCGAGCGCGCAACACTGA
- a CDS encoding glycosyltransferase produces the protein MIWLLASRWEPGGLERVQLNLLRGFRERGEAARVIAGRDLGGPGHAGEVDFVAPRGAWQLLLRLPWLIRRERPAIVVTTANDLAIWIVFWQRLLYPGTAVVIAQHLALSAPRKKARGSARCKREIIGWLMRFATPAAQAVVAVSAALARDMEEELCLPVAQVRVIHNPITRKARSAPILPDQAWPFPDDGIPVFIYAGRLSPEKRLDLLWEAFVLLRQTHRARLLVLGQGEEGGRLAGWVAASALQDDVALPGRVEDVLPWMVRSTALVLCSDYEGFGNVLVEAMHCGIQVVATDCPHGPAEVLGEGRYGQLVPVGDVAALAQALRNVVEGNGHVPAQTLRARADAFSIETARQAYLDVFSVARSRLPARD, from the coding sequence ATGATCTGGCTGTTGGCCAGCCGCTGGGAGCCGGGCGGCCTGGAACGTGTGCAGCTGAACCTGCTGCGCGGTTTCAGGGAACGGGGCGAGGCTGCCCGTGTCATCGCCGGTCGCGATCTCGGCGGCCCTGGCCATGCGGGGGAAGTCGATTTCGTTGCGCCGCGCGGTGCCTGGCAGCTGCTTCTGCGGTTGCCATGGCTGATCAGGCGCGAGCGTCCCGCAATCGTGGTGACGACCGCCAACGATCTCGCCATCTGGATTGTCTTCTGGCAGCGGCTGCTCTATCCCGGCACGGCCGTGGTGATCGCCCAGCATCTTGCGCTGTCCGCACCGCGAAAGAAGGCGCGCGGTTCTGCACGATGCAAGCGGGAGATCATTGGTTGGCTCATGCGTTTCGCCACGCCGGCAGCGCAGGCGGTGGTTGCGGTTTCAGCAGCGCTGGCCAGGGATATGGAAGAGGAGCTTTGCCTTCCGGTCGCGCAGGTTCGGGTCATCCACAACCCCATCACCCGCAAGGCGCGCAGCGCGCCGATCCTGCCGGACCAGGCATGGCCCTTCCCGGATGACGGGATCCCAGTGTTCATCTATGCCGGGCGCCTTTCGCCGGAAAAGCGCCTGGACCTGTTGTGGGAGGCGTTCGTCCTTTTGCGGCAGACCCACCGGGCGCGCCTGCTGGTGCTGGGGCAGGGGGAGGAGGGAGGCCGTCTTGCCGGGTGGGTGGCAGCAAGCGCGCTGCAGGATGATGTCGCACTGCCCGGCCGCGTGGAGGACGTGCTGCCGTGGATGGTGCGCAGCACGGCGCTGGTGCTGTGCTCGGACTACGAAGGCTTTGGCAATGTCCTGGTCGAGGCCATGCACTGTGGCATCCAGGTCGTGGCCACCGATTGCCCGCATGGCCCTGCCGAGGTGCTGGGGGAGGGGCGGTATGGACAGCTCGTGCCTGTGGGGGATGTGGCTGCGCTGGCGCAGGCCCTGCGCAACGTCGTTGAGGGGAACGGCCACGTGCCTGCGCAGACGCTGCGCGCGCGCGCCGATGCATTCTCCATCGAGACGGCGCGCCAGGCCTATCTGGATGTGTTCAGTGTTGCGCGCTCGCGCTTGCCGGCGCGGGACTGA
- a CDS encoding FkbM family methyltransferase codes for MGLTVVLRRVANNLRFGERPGVAQSVFRRVFRHWRGRQVVHDFDGRFTVALDLSEHMQRRMFWMGYYNLRLVSLLDRILEPGMTVVDVGANIGEISLVCANRVGPGGAVVALEPIAGIADELQVNVQRNSLQDVVQIHRQGLAAEIGRLPIYASCGQHDVEEVHQGLGSLHGTAGVDHYLGEVDITTLDELAHRIGLTRLDLLKIDIEGGELPCLQGGLETVRRFLPVIAIEVQDRSSLAAGYHGRDILALLEPLGYRFHRLEPHGRLVRIRIEDLREYQDVICIAGPTLAVESA; via the coding sequence ATGGGACTGACAGTAGTGCTTCGGCGGGTGGCAAACAATCTGCGCTTCGGTGAGCGGCCGGGGGTGGCGCAAAGCGTTTTCCGGCGCGTATTCCGGCACTGGCGCGGGCGTCAGGTCGTTCATGATTTCGACGGGCGGTTCACCGTGGCTCTGGACCTGTCCGAGCATATGCAACGGCGCATGTTCTGGATGGGTTACTACAATCTACGGCTGGTCTCGCTTCTGGATCGGATTCTCGAGCCCGGAATGACCGTGGTCGATGTGGGCGCGAACATCGGTGAGATCAGCCTGGTGTGTGCCAACCGCGTGGGACCGGGCGGTGCAGTTGTAGCGCTGGAGCCCATTGCCGGCATTGCAGACGAGCTGCAGGTCAACGTCCAGCGCAACAGCTTGCAGGACGTGGTGCAGATCCATCGGCAAGGCCTGGCCGCCGAGATCGGGCGACTCCCCATCTACGCATCCTGCGGGCAGCATGATGTGGAGGAGGTGCACCAGGGCCTTGGCAGTCTTCATGGAACTGCTGGGGTGGATCACTACCTGGGCGAGGTCGACATCACCACGCTGGACGAGTTGGCACACCGTATCGGGTTGACGCGGTTGGATCTTCTGAAGATTGATATCGAAGGAGGGGAGCTTCCCTGCCTGCAGGGCGGATTGGAGACCGTGCGCCGCTTTCTTCCCGTGATCGCCATTGAAGTGCAGGATAGATCCAGCCTCGCGGCCGGTTACCACGGGCGGGACATCCTGGCGTTGTTGGAGCCGCTCGGCTATCGCTTCCATCGACTCGAACCGCACGGGCGTCTGGTGAGGATCAGGATCGAGGATCTGCGCGAGTACCAGGATGTCATCTGCATCGCCGGGCCTACCCTGGCAGTCGAATCGGCATGA
- a CDS encoding glycosyltransferase, which produces MHVLMLCKRQYTGRDLLDDQYGRLWEIPEALARRGHAVSGLTLNYRRRDTGLHRSPADVHWQSINAVSMRALYLGRMIDQIHAHRPIDVLLSSSDALCATLGDRLSRRLHVAHVVDLYDNYAAFGLTKLPGVRAAFDHACRHAAGISVVTTSLATALRPSLPGGTPLEVIGNGVRTDLFHPMEQAACRAQLGLPTNARLIGCAGALDQSRGIEDLFKAFHLLAHSDPDLHLVIAGPRDNTLEHYAHPRIIDLGTLDWRDVPVLINALDVSIVCNRDSAFGRFCYPLKLVESIACGVPVVAAAVGDTRRIGGETLATYSPGSCEELKAAIEQQLSIPSRAPRSLACSWEQRATQMERLLLQAQGCGDQLAAG; this is translated from the coding sequence ATGCATGTGCTCATGCTCTGCAAGCGCCAGTACACCGGGCGGGACCTGCTCGATGACCAGTACGGCCGCCTGTGGGAGATTCCGGAAGCGCTGGCCCGGCGAGGCCATGCGGTCAGCGGGCTCACGCTGAATTATCGTCGCAGGGACACGGGCCTGCATCGTTCTCCCGCCGATGTTCACTGGCAGTCGATCAACGCCGTTTCGATGCGCGCCCTGTACCTGGGTCGGATGATCGACCAGATTCACGCACACCGCCCGATCGATGTCCTCCTCTCGAGCTCCGACGCCCTGTGCGCAACGCTCGGCGACCGGCTTTCCCGCCGCCTGCATGTCGCACACGTCGTCGACCTCTATGACAACTACGCAGCGTTTGGCCTGACGAAGCTTCCTGGCGTACGCGCGGCGTTCGACCATGCATGCCGCCACGCGGCCGGCATCAGCGTGGTGACCACCTCACTGGCAACGGCACTGCGTCCATCCCTCCCGGGCGGCACGCCATTGGAAGTGATCGGCAATGGCGTGCGCACTGACCTGTTCCATCCCATGGAGCAGGCCGCATGCAGGGCGCAGCTGGGCCTGCCCACGAATGCGCGCCTGATCGGCTGCGCAGGCGCGCTGGACCAGAGCAGGGGCATTGAAGACCTGTTCAAGGCATTCCACCTGCTGGCGCACAGCGACCCCGATCTCCATCTCGTCATCGCGGGCCCAAGGGACAACACGCTTGAGCACTACGCACATCCAAGGATCATCGACCTGGGTACGCTGGACTGGCGAGACGTGCCCGTCCTGATCAATGCGCTGGACGTGTCCATCGTCTGCAATCGCGACTCGGCCTTCGGGCGCTTCTGCTATCCGCTCAAGCTGGTCGAATCCATCGCCTGCGGGGTCCCCGTTGTAGCTGCGGCCGTGGGCGACACACGCCGCATCGGCGGCGAAACCCTGGCCACCTACTCCCCCGGCAGCTGCGAGGAACTGAAAGCAGCCATCGAGCAGCAACTGTCCATCCCATCGCGGGCGCCCCGCTCACTGGCCTGCAGCTGGGAGCAGAGGGCCACGCAGATGGAGCGCCTGCTTCTGCAGGCACAGGGATGCGGCGATCAACTAGCGGCAGGATGA
- a CDS encoding pilin codes for MKQRGFTLIELMIVVAIIAILAAIATPAYLDYVARGQVAEGLSLSSSAKEAIATYYSDHGQFPADNLAAGMAAPASVRGKYVRSVTVDNTGSISVVFASSASSKIAGRSLVLTAHDTNGAVNWSCSGLDGRYVPSSCR; via the coding sequence ATGAAGCAGCGCGGCTTTACATTGATCGAACTGATGATCGTCGTCGCGATCATTGCCATCCTGGCGGCCATCGCGACGCCGGCGTACCTCGACTACGTGGCCCGTGGCCAGGTCGCAGAAGGTCTGTCGCTGTCATCGAGCGCCAAAGAAGCGATCGCGACCTACTACTCTGACCACGGCCAGTTCCCGGCGGACAATCTGGCGGCAGGGATGGCAGCACCGGCGTCCGTGCGGGGCAAATACGTGCGATCGGTCACAGTGGACAATACCGGTTCGATTTCGGTCGTGTTTGCGTCTTCGGCCAGCTCAAAGATCGCAGGCCGCAGCCTGGTCCTGACGGCCCACGATACGAATGGCGCGGTGAACTGGTCCTGCAGTGGGCTGGATGGTCGCTACGTTCCGTCATCCTGCCGCTAG
- a CDS encoding pilin — translation MKNQKGFTLIELMIVVAIIAILAAIALPAYQDYVARSQVSEAMTLSGGAKTAVTEYYADKGAFPDTNAKAGLAPAASINGKYVLSVGLSGNGVITATMKGASSASSKIASKTFVMTPADAGGSITWDCKSTGTIDAKYRPSSCR, via the coding sequence ATGAAGAACCAGAAGGGCTTCACCCTCATCGAACTGATGATCGTCGTCGCGATCATCGCGATCCTGGCCGCCATCGCTCTGCCGGCTTACCAGGACTATGTCGCTCGCTCGCAGGTCTCCGAAGCGATGACCCTGAGCGGCGGCGCCAAGACCGCTGTCACCGAGTACTACGCTGACAAGGGTGCCTTCCCGGACACCAATGCCAAGGCTGGCCTCGCTCCGGCTGCTTCGATCAACGGCAAGTACGTCCTCAGCGTCGGCCTGAGCGGCAATGGCGTGATCACCGCCACCATGAAGGGCGCCTCCTCGGCCAGCTCGAAGATCGCCAGCAAGACCTTCGTCATGACCCCGGCTGATGCCGGCGGCTCGATCACCTGGGATTGCAAGAGCACCGGCACCATCGACGCCAAGTACCGCCCGTCTTCCTGCCGCTAA